A genomic stretch from Petrimonas mucosa includes:
- a CDS encoding efflux RND transporter permease subunit, with product MLKPLGIAYIVALFVSLIVAMTITPLLCKLLLTDGKYLNRNRQDSWLTRKLNGIYEKSLEWVLRNKRKVFYPTAGIFLGAIALCFTMGQSFLPEFNEGALVITAVTKPGVSPEETDRLGLLMEQELLKIPEVTGTARRTGRGELDEHSQAGNSSEIDVRFSKLKRSNEEFLNEIRSVLSTVPGVAVTVGQPLGHRIDHMLSGTRANIAIKLFGPDLSELFMLGSQIGHSIEGVEGLVDVSVEQQTETPQLQLRPNRAMLARYGITVEQFNRFVELAFAGEKLGDIYEGERSFDLVLRLNDNYTGSLDAIRSALIDMGNGRKVPLEEVADIVSVGGPGSISRENVQRKIVVSANTAGRDLKSVVDDVRRTVDEKIRLPEGYRVEYGGQFETAAKASRTLLIASLLAIGLIFLLLYGEFKELTLSTIVLVNLPLALIGGVLALYLTSAVISIPSIIGFITLFGIATRNGILLISRYQHMQQEGESLHRRVLQGSVDRLNPILMTALTAALALIPLVFQGDKPGNEIQSPMAVVVLGGLLTSTLLNLFIVPIVYEYVETRRKNNIL from the coding sequence ATGTTGAAACCGCTCGGCATCGCCTATATCGTGGCGCTCTTCGTCTCGCTAATTGTGGCTATGACCATCACTCCGCTGCTCTGCAAACTGCTGCTTACCGACGGGAAATATCTGAACCGGAACCGGCAGGATAGCTGGCTGACACGGAAACTGAACGGAATCTATGAGAAATCGCTGGAGTGGGTACTCCGCAACAAGCGGAAGGTTTTCTACCCGACAGCAGGAATCTTCCTGGGTGCGATTGCCCTCTGCTTTACCATGGGACAGAGCTTCCTGCCGGAGTTCAACGAGGGTGCACTGGTGATCACGGCAGTGACCAAGCCCGGTGTCTCGCCCGAAGAGACCGACCGGCTAGGCCTGCTGATGGAGCAGGAGTTGTTGAAGATTCCGGAAGTGACCGGTACCGCACGACGTACCGGACGGGGAGAACTGGATGAACATTCGCAGGCGGGGAACAGCTCCGAGATCGATGTCCGGTTCAGCAAGCTCAAACGGAGCAATGAGGAGTTCCTGAACGAGATCCGCAGCGTGCTGAGTACAGTTCCAGGCGTAGCCGTAACGGTGGGGCAACCGTTGGGGCACCGCATCGACCACATGTTGTCGGGTACACGAGCAAATATTGCGATCAAGCTGTTCGGACCCGACCTGAGTGAACTCTTTATGCTGGGCAGCCAGATAGGGCATTCGATCGAGGGAGTTGAGGGTCTGGTGGATGTCTCGGTTGAGCAGCAGACCGAAACCCCACAGCTGCAGTTGAGACCTAACCGGGCGATGCTGGCCAGGTACGGCATCACGGTAGAGCAGTTCAACCGGTTTGTTGAACTGGCATTTGCCGGAGAGAAACTGGGCGATATCTATGAAGGAGAACGCAGTTTCGATCTGGTGTTGCGCCTGAACGACAACTATACCGGGAGTCTCGATGCGATTCGCTCAGCACTGATCGATATGGGCAATGGACGCAAGGTGCCCCTTGAGGAGGTTGCCGACATCGTTTCGGTGGGGGGTCCCGGCAGCATCTCGCGAGAAAACGTGCAACGGAAGATCGTGGTCTCCGCCAACACCGCTGGACGCGATCTGAAGAGCGTGGTAGATGATGTCCGCCGGACGGTAGACGAGAAGATCCGGTTGCCGGAGGGTTATAGGGTCGAGTATGGCGGACAGTTCGAAACCGCCGCCAAGGCGTCGCGCACCCTGCTCATTGCCTCACTGCTTGCCATCGGCCTGATCTTTCTGCTGCTCTACGGGGAGTTCAAGGAGTTGACCCTCTCGACCATCGTGCTGGTCAACTTGCCGTTGGCATTGATCGGAGGGGTGTTGGCGCTCTACCTCACTTCGGCCGTGATCAGCATTCCCTCCATCATCGGTTTCATCACCCTTTTCGGGATCGCCACGCGCAATGGAATCCTGCTGATTTCCAGATATCAACATATGCAACAGGAGGGAGAATCGCTTCACCGGAGGGTGTTGCAGGGCTCGGTCGACCGGCTCAATCCCATCTTGATGACTGCGCTCACGGCTGCCCTGGCCCTGATCCCGCTCGTCTTCCAGGGTGATAAGCCCGGCAACGAGATCCAGAGTCCCATGGCCGTGGTGGTGTTGGGTGGGCTGCTCACCTCCACGCTGCTCAATCTCTTCATTGTGCCTATCGTATATGAGTATGTTGAGACAAGGAGAAAAAATAATATCTTATGA
- a CDS encoding ISAs1 family transposase: MTSPATSLHRYFECIPDHRINRNKKHLLSDIIILSILAVICGAESWDSIELFGKTKLSFLKTFLKLPNGIPSHDTINRVFSSLRPRLFEEAFIKWVDSLKDEHITKEVISLDGKCIKGSKDSFHEKNAIYMVSAWASENQLVLGQLKVDEKSNEITAIPLLLDLLDIEGSIITIDAIGTQTKIAEKIIENKADYILSVKGNQKELLSQVEDSFNRHNPDSVDQVTEKGHGRIETRTCEIISNLGFIDNREHWKGLKTIVRITAHRDTGKKQETETRFYISSVIDQAANFNTFIRQHWGIENKLHWTLDMVFDEDRQRKRAKNSAQNFSFIRKIALNLLKQDTSKGSLVSKRLKAGWDDNFLLQLLKI; this comes from the coding sequence ATGACAAGTCCAGCCACTTCTTTGCACCGGTATTTTGAGTGCATTCCCGACCACCGAATCAACAGGAACAAGAAACACCTGCTATCCGACATCATAATCCTGTCGATACTCGCCGTTATTTGTGGGGCGGAATCGTGGGATTCAATTGAACTTTTCGGCAAGACAAAACTTTCATTCCTGAAAACGTTCCTCAAACTGCCCAACGGTATCCCCTCACACGATACGATTAACAGGGTGTTTTCCAGTTTACGTCCACGTCTTTTTGAAGAAGCTTTCATCAAATGGGTTGATTCTTTAAAGGATGAGCATATCACAAAAGAGGTTATCAGCTTGGACGGCAAGTGTATAAAAGGGTCCAAAGACAGCTTTCATGAAAAGAACGCCATCTACATGGTCAGCGCCTGGGCATCAGAAAACCAATTGGTCCTGGGCCAACTCAAGGTGGATGAGAAAAGCAATGAGATCACGGCCATCCCGTTATTGCTGGACCTGCTTGACATAGAAGGAAGCATTATTACCATAGATGCCATTGGTACCCAAACGAAGATTGCTGAAAAAATCATAGAAAATAAAGCGGATTATATCCTTTCGGTCAAGGGTAACCAGAAAGAGCTTTTGTCCCAGGTGGAGGACAGTTTCAACCGGCATAATCCGGACTCGGTCGATCAGGTGACGGAAAAAGGGCACGGACGGATTGAAACACGTACCTGTGAAATTATCTCGAACCTGGGTTTCATCGACAACAGGGAACACTGGAAAGGACTCAAGACGATTGTCAGGATTACTGCCCACAGGGACACGGGTAAAAAACAGGAGACCGAAACCCGTTTCTACATTAGCAGTGTCATTGACCAAGCAGCAAACTTCAACACTTTTATACGTCAGCACTGGGGCATTGAAAACAAACTCCACTGGACATTGGACATGGTTTTTGACGAAGACCGGCAAAGGAAAAGGGCGAAGAACTCCGCCCAAAACTTTTCCTTCATCAGAAAAATAGCACTCAACCTTCTAAAACAAGACACATCGAAGGGTTCTTTGGTTTCAAAACGTCTCAAGGCCGGGTGGGATGACAACTTTTTGCTACAGTTGTTGAAAATTTAA
- a CDS encoding efflux RND transporter permease subunit, with product MLNKIIKYSLNNRLFVLLGALLLIVGGLYTAGEMDVDVFPDLTAPTVAVMTDAHGMSAEEVERLVTFHIETSVNGATDVRRVRSASMQGYSFVWVEFDWGTDIFRARQVVSEKMVTLGGVLPEGIVPVLAPQSSIMGEILFIGLKADTTTLMELRTLAEWVVKPAILATGGVSQVTIIGGDQKQYQILADPQRMDRFGVTMAELAETGRGFSANSSGGVVRDFGNEYMIRGIARTNDLEELGETLVKTVNNRPVVVSDVADLVIGSAVKYGFASENGEPAVIMAISKQPNVNTLKVTEKIEKNLAEIEKSLPTDVVLNTRIFRQADFIEASVNNVRSALLEGALFVVLILFLFLASFRTTVISVLAIPLSLLGTVIVLHLLGLNINTMTLGGMTIAIGSLVDDAIIDVENVYKRLKQNHRKPREEREPVLDVVLNASIEIRASILNATLIIMVAFVPLFFLTGMEGQGQRI from the coding sequence ATGTTGAACAAGATCATCAAATATTCACTCAACAACAGGCTTTTTGTTTTGTTGGGTGCCCTCCTGCTCATCGTGGGCGGATTGTATACCGCCGGCGAAATGGATGTGGATGTCTTTCCCGACCTGACCGCCCCCACCGTGGCCGTCATGACCGATGCTCATGGCATGTCGGCCGAGGAGGTGGAGCGCCTGGTCACCTTCCATATCGAGACCTCCGTTAATGGTGCTACCGATGTGAGGCGGGTACGCTCCGCCTCCATGCAGGGATACTCCTTTGTCTGGGTGGAGTTTGACTGGGGAACCGATATCTTCAGGGCCCGTCAGGTGGTGAGCGAGAAGATGGTGACATTGGGCGGTGTGCTGCCCGAAGGGATTGTACCGGTACTGGCTCCGCAATCGAGCATCATGGGCGAGATCCTCTTTATCGGACTGAAGGCTGATACCACTACACTGATGGAACTGCGCACCCTGGCCGAATGGGTGGTCAAGCCGGCCATCCTGGCAACGGGCGGTGTGTCACAGGTGACAATCATCGGCGGAGATCAGAAGCAGTACCAGATACTGGCAGATCCGCAACGGATGGACCGCTTCGGGGTGACCATGGCGGAGCTGGCGGAGACGGGACGAGGTTTCAGCGCCAACTCATCGGGTGGGGTGGTCCGCGATTTTGGAAACGAGTATATGATCCGCGGAATTGCTCGTACCAACGATCTGGAGGAGTTGGGTGAAACCCTGGTTAAAACGGTAAACAACCGGCCGGTTGTGGTCTCCGACGTGGCCGATCTGGTGATCGGCAGTGCGGTGAAGTATGGTTTCGCCTCCGAGAATGGGGAGCCGGCAGTGATCATGGCCATCTCCAAACAGCCCAATGTCAATACGCTGAAGGTGACCGAGAAGATCGAGAAGAACCTGGCCGAAATCGAGAAGTCGCTACCGACCGATGTGGTGCTCAATACCCGGATATTCCGTCAGGCCGATTTCATCGAGGCATCGGTCAACAACGTGCGGAGCGCCCTGCTCGAAGGTGCCCTCTTCGTGGTGCTCATCCTCTTCCTCTTTCTGGCCAGCTTCCGGACTACCGTCATCTCGGTGCTGGCCATTCCCCTCTCGCTGCTGGGGACGGTGATCGTCCTGCATCTGCTGGGGTTGAACATCAATACGATGACCTTGGGCGGGATGACCATCGCCATCGGTTCGCTGGTGGATGATGCCATCATCGACGTGGAGAATGTCTACAAGCGGCTGAAGCAGAACCACCGCAAGCCGAGGGAGGAGCGGGAACCGGTCTTGGATGTGGTGCTGAATGCATCGATCGAGATTCGGGCCTCCATCCTGAACGCCACCCTGATCATCATGGTGGCCTTTGTTCCGCTCTTCTTCCTGACCGGCATGGAGGGACAGGGTCAACGCATTTAA
- a CDS encoding efflux RND transporter periplasmic adaptor subunit codes for MKLNYLFLSLLLVLIPISCNRHSNHNDHDDEHHHHHDHVDNLQLVAYGNGLELYVQAKPFAVDHESEVIAHITRLDDFKPLDKGTVTARLITGSDTVMQTLNFPVEPGIFRFSLQPRQKGEARLLFQVTETGQDSEVVVDGLTVFEDFHDAIHAAEDALIRGSNAIQFTKEQSWKVDFATEEVRKVPFGQLIRTVGQLEPTPADEQVVAARTGGIVLFPGSDLVEGKTVAAGQTLFSIDGSGLADNNLSVRFDEARNEYERARAEYERKQDLAKDQIISQRELLNAKTEMENARSAFENLQRNFSAGKQVVSSPIGGFIAAVLVRNGQYVDAGQPVLRVTRNGRLFVKAELRPKYAEELNRIAAVTFRQLGRDLAYTLEELNGRVVSVGKVTSEENPLLPVMFEIDNRPGLIPGSLVELHILTATVDEVVTVADDAIVEEMGSHFVYVQLTPELFEKRPVRLGRTDRLRTEIIAGVSPGERVVSKGAMLVKLSQVAGAIDAHSGHAH; via the coding sequence ATGAAACTAAATTATCTGTTCCTGTCGTTGTTGCTGGTCTTGATTCCCATTTCCTGCAACCGGCATAGCAATCATAACGATCACGACGATGAACACCATCACCACCACGACCACGTGGATAACCTGCAGTTGGTTGCCTATGGCAACGGGCTGGAGTTGTACGTGCAGGCGAAACCCTTTGCTGTAGATCACGAAAGCGAGGTGATCGCCCATATTACCCGATTGGATGACTTCAAGCCACTCGATAAGGGTACCGTTACGGCCCGGTTGATAACAGGCAGCGATACGGTGATGCAGACCCTCAATTTTCCCGTAGAGCCGGGAATTTTCAGGTTTTCCCTCCAACCGCGGCAGAAAGGAGAGGCCAGGCTTCTATTCCAGGTAACTGAGACCGGACAAGATTCGGAAGTTGTTGTTGATGGGCTGACCGTGTTTGAAGATTTTCACGATGCCATTCATGCGGCTGAAGATGCCCTGATTAGAGGCAGCAATGCAATCCAATTTACCAAGGAGCAGAGTTGGAAAGTTGATTTTGCGACTGAGGAGGTGCGCAAGGTGCCGTTCGGACAGCTGATACGAACTGTCGGACAGCTTGAACCGACGCCGGCCGATGAACAGGTGGTGGCGGCGAGAACCGGCGGAATTGTCCTTTTCCCGGGCAGTGATCTGGTGGAGGGGAAAACAGTGGCTGCCGGCCAGACCCTCTTCTCCATCGATGGCAGTGGACTGGCTGACAATAATCTCTCTGTCCGTTTCGACGAGGCCAGAAATGAATATGAACGTGCCAGGGCGGAGTATGAGCGAAAGCAAGATTTGGCCAAGGATCAGATTATCTCGCAACGGGAGTTGCTCAATGCAAAGACCGAGATGGAGAATGCCCGGTCGGCCTTCGAGAATCTCCAACGCAACTTCTCTGCCGGAAAACAGGTGGTAAGTTCACCCATTGGCGGATTCATCGCGGCAGTGCTGGTGCGCAACGGCCAGTATGTGGATGCCGGTCAGCCGGTACTCAGGGTGACCCGGAACGGACGCCTCTTTGTGAAGGCGGAACTTCGTCCCAAGTATGCCGAGGAGCTCAACCGCATTGCCGCCGTCACCTTCCGGCAGTTGGGCCGTGATCTGGCTTACACGCTGGAGGAGCTGAACGGTAGGGTGGTCTCTGTCGGCAAGGTGACCAGTGAGGAGAACCCGCTGCTTCCCGTCATGTTCGAGATCGACAATCGTCCCGGTCTGATTCCCGGAAGTCTTGTCGAGCTCCATATCCTGACAGCAACAGTGGATGAGGTGGTGACGGTAGCCGATGATGCTATCGTGGAGGAGATGGGCAGCCATTTTGTCTATGTGCAGCTGACACCTGAGCTCTTTGAAAAACGTCCGGTCAGGTTGGGCCGTACCGACCGGCTCCGTACCGAAATCATCGCCGGGGTTTCACCGGGCGAGCGGGTTGTCAGCAAGGGGGCCATGCTGGTGAAGCTCTCCCAGGTGGCCGGTGCGATCGATGCCCACTCGGGTCATGCTCATTAA
- a CDS encoding aldo/keto reductase has translation MEKQSRRKFIRTGLAGFAGLTVSSAALLNFTSIPNARVDRVSLGNSGLKVSRIALGTGSKGSSKASNQTRLGMERFVEMARHAYQRGISFFDMADSYGSHPYVGEAIKSLPREKITLLTKIWTYEDGSERNLPVRESLDRYRRELGTDYIDIVLMHCLMQGNWSQNRKHYMEGLARAKEEGIIRAMGVSCHNWEAMVEAVDNPWVDVIMARINPFQTHMDNTPDAVKELLCRARKNGKGVIGMKIFGEGRHISESEREESLKFALAESNIHCMTLGLESIAQVDDAVDRVMSKQHLFY, from the coding sequence ATGGAAAAACAATCACGTAGGAAATTTATCCGTACCGGACTGGCGGGCTTTGCGGGATTGACCGTAAGCAGTGCAGCGCTGTTAAACTTCACCTCTATTCCCAATGCGAGGGTAGATCGGGTCAGTTTGGGAAATTCGGGACTGAAGGTATCACGCATCGCTTTGGGTACCGGCTCCAAGGGAAGTTCAAAAGCATCCAACCAGACCCGGCTGGGAATGGAGAGATTTGTAGAAATGGCTCGCCATGCATATCAACGTGGAATCAGCTTCTTCGACATGGCCGACTCGTACGGATCTCATCCCTATGTGGGAGAAGCGATCAAGTCACTTCCCCGCGAGAAGATTACCCTGTTGACAAAGATCTGGACCTACGAGGATGGTTCGGAGAGGAACCTTCCTGTACGGGAATCACTCGACCGCTACCGGCGGGAACTGGGTACCGACTACATCGATATCGTACTGATGCACTGCCTGATGCAGGGCAACTGGAGCCAGAACCGCAAACACTATATGGAGGGATTGGCCAGAGCGAAGGAAGAGGGTATTATCCGTGCAATGGGCGTCTCCTGCCACAACTGGGAGGCCATGGTGGAGGCGGTGGATAACCCCTGGGTGGATGTGATCATGGCACGTATCAACCCGTTTCAGACCCATATGGACAATACACCCGATGCGGTAAAGGAGCTTCTGTGCAGGGCACGGAAGAACGGCAAGGGAGTTATCGGCATGAAGATTTTCGGCGAAGGTCGACACATCAGTGAGAGTGAGCGGGAAGAGTCGCTGAAATTTGCACTTGCCGAATCCAATATCCACTGCATGACATTAGGGTTGGAATCGATTGCCCAGGTTGACGATGCGGTCGACCGGGTCATGAGTAAGCAGCACCTCTTTTATTGA
- a CDS encoding alpha-L-rhamnosidase codes for MKRILIAAVLFHVVAASAQQTNWPATSAESRPWTRWWWFGNAVDRANLSYNLEELAKAGIGGVEITPIYGVRNGEANYIEYLSPKWMEMLSHTIGEAERLGMKVDMNTGTGWPFGGPGVTVADAATKVQFKEYEVEGGARTELEITRPLRLYAFSDKGRKCDLTSLVDDEGRLIWDAPAGKWRLIALFTGKTCQQVKRAAPGGEGLVMDHFNPTAVKNYLSRFDDAFSRSGAPRPNAFFNDSYEVYGADWSPSLLDHFSQRRGYRLEEYLPELLGKGESDLSRRVVSDYRESVGEMLLENFTVPWTEWAHRHGATTRNQAHGSPANIIDVYAAVDIPECEIFGMTDFNIPGLRKDSLVKINDGDPVTLKFASSAAHVAGKRYTSSETFTWLTEHFRTSLSQCKVEIDQLFTSGVNRVCFHGTPYSPRDAAWPGWLFYASANLSPTQPIWKDAPAFFSYINRVQSFLQYGEPDNDLLLYFPLHDIWYGEQDHFYFAFSIHGLRDKLPKFYQTVEEIRASGREVDYISDRFIRSSTVEGGRIKTSGGATYRALVLPGVKFMQPETLEKIWQLANEGATIIFIDHYPDDVPGLQGLETRRARFSRLISRFPRVDFGKTVMAGIGKGWFITGRDCRQLFEAAGIGHESFIAEYGGQLIRRQNETGYHYFFTMLTDNEIDGWVPLGVKARSAIFFNPMDGSSGKALLREHEGSCEVYMQLEPGESIILKTFTVDDVDLPGWTYFRDTGRELRLTDGWNLEFLESEPAIDTHFRLDSLVSWTRIGGEDTKRNMATGRYRIRFAIKKESGREYLLKLGDVRESARLHVNGREVGTLYAVPFTAAIGNYLVDGENLLEIDVTNLPANRISDYDRRGVEWRIFNDINVVDINYKQTLYDRWEPVPSGLLGPVSIKEVLLTHDPVDRIVNLGNRFQP; via the coding sequence ATGAAGAGAATCCTGATTGCTGCTGTTCTATTCCATGTTGTTGCGGCAAGCGCGCAACAGACCAACTGGCCTGCCACCTCGGCCGAAAGCAGGCCCTGGACACGCTGGTGGTGGTTCGGGAACGCCGTGGACCGGGCCAATCTGAGCTACAATCTAGAGGAGCTGGCCAAGGCAGGTATCGGAGGAGTGGAGATCACCCCGATTTACGGTGTAAGGAACGGTGAAGCGAACTATATTGAATATCTCTCACCGAAATGGATGGAGATGTTGAGCCATACGATAGGAGAAGCGGAGCGGCTGGGGATGAAGGTGGATATGAACACCGGCACCGGCTGGCCATTCGGAGGTCCCGGGGTGACAGTCGCCGATGCCGCAACGAAGGTGCAGTTTAAGGAGTATGAAGTGGAGGGAGGAGCACGAACGGAACTGGAGATTACCCGTCCCTTGCGGCTCTACGCCTTTTCTGATAAGGGTCGGAAATGCGACCTGACCTCTCTTGTTGATGACGAGGGGAGGCTCATTTGGGACGCACCGGCCGGAAAGTGGCGACTGATCGCGCTCTTTACCGGGAAGACATGTCAACAGGTGAAGCGGGCTGCTCCCGGTGGTGAGGGATTGGTGATGGACCATTTCAACCCGACAGCCGTGAAAAATTACCTGAGCCGGTTCGACGATGCCTTCTCTCGAAGCGGGGCACCCCGGCCGAACGCATTTTTCAACGACTCTTACGAAGTATACGGGGCAGACTGGAGTCCTAGTCTCCTGGATCACTTCAGCCAACGAAGGGGATACCGGTTGGAGGAGTATCTGCCCGAATTGCTGGGAAAAGGGGAGAGCGATCTCTCCCGTAGGGTGGTCTCCGATTACCGGGAGAGCGTGGGTGAGATGTTGCTGGAGAATTTTACGGTACCCTGGACGGAGTGGGCGCACCGGCATGGCGCAACCACCCGTAACCAGGCGCACGGTTCACCCGCCAACATCATCGACGTCTATGCGGCTGTGGATATTCCCGAATGTGAAATATTCGGCATGACCGATTTCAATATTCCCGGTTTGCGGAAAGATAGCCTGGTCAAAATCAACGACGGGGATCCGGTTACCTTGAAATTTGCAAGTTCTGCTGCCCATGTAGCGGGGAAGAGGTACACCTCCTCGGAGACATTTACCTGGTTGACGGAACATTTCAGGACCTCACTGTCGCAATGCAAGGTGGAGATCGATCAGCTCTTTACCTCGGGCGTCAACCGTGTCTGTTTCCACGGAACGCCCTATTCTCCAAGGGATGCCGCCTGGCCGGGCTGGCTCTTCTATGCGTCGGCGAACCTGTCGCCAACACAGCCCATCTGGAAAGATGCACCCGCATTCTTCTCCTATATCAACCGGGTACAGTCGTTCCTGCAGTATGGAGAGCCCGACAACGACCTGCTGCTCTACTTCCCGCTTCATGATATCTGGTATGGGGAACAGGATCACTTCTACTTCGCATTCTCCATCCATGGTCTGCGCGACAAACTTCCCAAGTTTTACCAGACCGTGGAAGAGATAAGGGCAAGCGGCAGGGAGGTGGACTATATATCTGACCGCTTTATCCGGTCGTCGACAGTCGAGGGTGGGCGCATCAAGACATCTGGAGGTGCCACATACCGGGCTCTGGTGTTGCCCGGCGTCAAGTTTATGCAGCCCGAAACCCTGGAGAAGATCTGGCAGCTGGCCAATGAGGGTGCGACCATCATTTTTATCGACCACTATCCCGATGATGTTCCAGGTCTGCAGGGCCTGGAAACCCGGAGGGCCAGATTCTCGCGGCTGATCTCCCGGTTTCCGCGTGTCGATTTCGGAAAAACAGTTATGGCAGGTATCGGCAAGGGATGGTTCATCACCGGCCGGGATTGCCGGCAGCTGTTTGAAGCGGCAGGAATCGGCCACGAAAGCTTTATCGCGGAGTACGGTGGACAGCTGATCCGCAGGCAAAACGAGACAGGTTATCACTACTTTTTTACCATGCTGACCGACAACGAGATTGATGGTTGGGTGCCACTGGGTGTCAAGGCACGGTCGGCCATCTTCTTCAATCCGATGGATGGCAGTTCGGGAAAGGCATTGTTGCGTGAGCATGAGGGCAGCTGTGAAGTATATATGCAGTTGGAACCGGGTGAGTCGATCATATTGAAAACCTTTACAGTTGATGATGTGGATCTGCCGGGGTGGACCTATTTTCGTGACACGGGAAGGGAGCTCAGGTTAACCGATGGCTGGAACCTGGAGTTTCTGGAGAGTGAACCGGCCATCGACACCCATTTCAGGCTCGATAGCCTGGTCTCCTGGACCCGAATCGGTGGTGAGGATACGAAGAGGAATATGGCTACCGGACGTTATCGCATCAGGTTTGCCATCAAAAAGGAGTCGGGAAGGGAATACCTGCTCAAGCTGGGTGATGTGAGGGAAAGCGCGCGTCTCCATGTAAACGGGAGGGAGGTGGGTACCCTCTATGCCGTCCCCTTCACAGCCGCTATCGGCAACTACTTGGTGGATGGCGAGAATCTGCTTGAGATCGATGTGACAAACCTGCCGGCAAACCGCATATCGGATTACGACAGGCGGGGGGTGGAGTGGCGCATCTTTAACGATATCAACGTGGTAGATATTAACTATAAACAAACACTTTATGATAGGTGGGAGCCGGTACCTTCCGGTTTGCTGGGTCCGGTATCAATAAAAGAGGTGCTGCTTACTCATGACCCGGTCGACCGCATCGTCAACCTGGGCAATCGATTCCAACCCTAA
- a CDS encoding acyl-CoA carboxylase subunit beta, protein MNKREIFEQRRHFLQQMEEVAVQKQHAKLKLTARERLNILFDEGSFFELNTFVEPAKEIKKSQNAYGDGVVVGRGLIQGRSVFAYAQDFTVMGGSLGYAHGMKIAKVQEMALKFGSPCIGLIDSGGARIQEGINSLSAYARIFRNNVRSSGIIPQISVILGPSAGGAVYSPAMTDFVIMTNKTSYMFVTGPDVVKEVLNQEISMDELGGGNVHAEKSGVAHFVFEDEEHAIIQVRKLLAYLPLNNFDPLPVSMDVNFNAERQEYLNKIVPDDPNRPYDMKEIVNILVDNNTFLEIHEKFAQNILVGFARLNGKTIGVVANQPKVMAGTLDINASIKGARFVRFCDSFNIPILVLEDVPGFMPGAEQEHTGIIRNGAKLLYAFCEATVPRVTVITRKAYGGAFIVMNSLGIGGDFNFAWPSAEIAVMGPAGAIKIINRAELAAAADRKAAEQELVEKYKEEIANPFKAEELGMIDDVIKPSDTRRVLITAFEILANKQYSQPERKHGNIPL, encoded by the coding sequence ATGAACAAAAGAGAGATATTCGAGCAACGGAGGCACTTTTTGCAACAGATGGAAGAGGTTGCCGTACAAAAACAACATGCCAAGCTCAAGCTTACTGCACGCGAAAGATTGAATATCCTGTTCGACGAGGGAAGCTTCTTCGAGCTCAACACCTTCGTTGAACCGGCAAAGGAGATCAAAAAGAGTCAGAATGCATATGGAGACGGGGTCGTTGTCGGCCGCGGTCTGATACAGGGACGTAGCGTGTTTGCCTATGCCCAGGATTTTACCGTGATGGGCGGCTCGCTGGGTTATGCACATGGGATGAAGATTGCCAAGGTTCAGGAGATGGCCCTCAAGTTCGGTTCTCCCTGCATAGGGTTGATCGACAGTGGCGGCGCGAGGATCCAGGAGGGCATCAACAGCCTGTCGGCATATGCACGGATCTTCAGAAACAACGTCCGGTCGTCCGGAATCATCCCGCAGATAAGCGTCATCCTCGGACCGTCAGCCGGAGGAGCAGTCTATTCGCCCGCCATGACCGACTTCGTAATAATGACCAATAAGACCTCTTACATGTTTGTAACAGGACCCGACGTGGTGAAAGAGGTGCTCAATCAGGAGATCAGCATGGATGAGCTGGGCGGTGGAAATGTTCACGCTGAAAAAAGCGGTGTGGCACACTTCGTGTTCGAGGACGAGGAGCATGCCATTATCCAGGTCCGCAAACTGCTGGCCTATCTGCCGCTGAACAACTTCGATCCGTTACCCGTCTCGATGGATGTCAATTTCAATGCGGAGCGGCAGGAGTATCTCAACAAGATCGTTCCCGACGATCCCAACCGGCCGTACGACATGAAAGAGATCGTCAACATCCTGGTTGACAACAATACGTTCCTCGAAATTCATGAGAAGTTCGCACAGAATATCCTCGTCGGTTTTGCCCGACTCAACGGAAAGACGATTGGCGTTGTGGCCAACCAGCCGAAAGTGATGGCTGGTACGTTGGATATCAACGCCAGCATAAAGGGGGCCCGCTTTGTACGCTTCTGCGACAGTTTCAACATACCAATCCTTGTACTGGAAGATGTTCCAGGATTTATGCCCGGTGCAGAACAGGAGCACACCGGAATCATCCGCAACGGTGCCAAGCTGCTCTACGCCTTTTGTGAGGCTACAGTTCCCAGAGTCACCGTAATCACCCGCAAGGCGTACGGGGGAGCATTTATCGTGATGAACAGCCTCGGCATCGGGGGTGATTTCAATTTCGCCTGGCCATCGGCCGAAATTGCCGTCATGGGACCTGCCGGAGCCATCAAGATCATAAACAGGGCAGAGCTTGCCGCGGCGGCCGACCGGAAGGCGGCCGAACAGGAGCTGGTGGAAAAGTACAAGGAGGAGATCGCCAATCCCTTCAAGGCAGAAGAGCTGGGAATGATCGACGACGTGATCAAACCGTCGGATACCCGGAGGGTACTTATCACCGCTTTTGAGATACTGGCCAACAAACAGTACTCCCAACCCGAGAGAAAACACGGGAATATACCATTGTAA